One window of Candidatus Neomarinimicrobiota bacterium genomic DNA carries:
- the rpmA gene encoding 50S ribosomal protein L27 yields MAHKKGMGSSKNGRDSNSKRLGIKATDGQFVTAGSIIIRQRGTRIHPGINVGIGGDDTLFAKADGVVKFGHKGRNKKTVSIFA; encoded by the coding sequence ATGGCGCACAAGAAAGGCATGGGCAGCTCTAAGAATGGACGCGACAGCAATTCAAAACGTCTGGGTATCAAAGCGACCGACGGCCAGTTTGTGACAGCCGGTTCCATCATTATCCGACAGCGGGGGACAAGGATTCATCCAGGCATTAATGTCGGCATAGGCGGCGACGACACACTTTTTGCCAAAGCAGATGGCGTTGTTAAGTTCGGGCACAAAGGGAGAAACAAAAAAACAGTCAGTATTTTTGCATAA
- the mdh gene encoding malate dehydrogenase has product MVARKKIALVGGGQIGGILALIATQKELGDVVIIDIPEVEGTVKGKALDIMQARPHDGYDVNLEGTSDYSNLEGADVIIITAGVPRKPGMTREDLLDVNLKIITRVANNAKKYAPDAFVIVVSNPLDAIVYSFYKVSGFPKNRVVGMAGALDNARFRTFIAMETGLSVQDVSCVVMGGHGPTMIPLTRLATVGGVPLIDLLPQEKIDSIVKRVQQAGTELVKLYGNGSAFFSPSAAIMEMTEAYLRDKKRVIPSAALCEGEYGIEGYFIGVPAVIGAGGIEKILEVDLSKEEKRMLGETMEVVKNTVAETGL; this is encoded by the coding sequence ATTGTGGCTAGAAAAAAAATAGCACTCGTTGGTGGTGGTCAGATCGGCGGTATCCTCGCCCTCATTGCTACCCAGAAGGAGCTGGGCGATGTTGTGATTATAGACATCCCGGAAGTTGAGGGGACAGTTAAGGGGAAAGCCTTGGACATCATGCAAGCACGGCCCCACGATGGGTACGATGTAAACCTGGAAGGCACAAGCGACTATTCGAATCTCGAAGGAGCGGATGTCATTATTATCACAGCAGGTGTGCCGAGGAAGCCTGGCATGACACGGGAAGATCTGCTTGACGTTAACCTGAAAATCATTACCCGTGTCGCAAATAATGCAAAAAAGTACGCTCCTGATGCATTCGTCATCGTTGTGTCAAATCCGCTCGACGCTATCGTATACTCATTTTACAAAGTGAGCGGTTTCCCCAAGAACCGTGTGGTGGGGATGGCTGGCGCTCTTGATAATGCCCGCTTTCGTACCTTCATCGCCATGGAGACCGGGCTCTCCGTGCAGGATGTATCGTGCGTCGTCATGGGCGGTCACGGCCCCACGATGATACCTCTGACCCGTCTTGCCACTGTAGGTGGTGTCCCCCTTATAGACCTGCTCCCCCAGGAGAAGATTGATTCGATTGTTAAACGGGTCCAACAGGCGGGGACAGAACTGGTGAAGCTCTATGGCAACGGCAGCGCTTTCTTTAGTCCTTCGGCAGCCATTATGGAGATGACAGAAGCTTACCTGAGAGATAAAAAGCGTGTTATTCCATCTGCTGCCCTCTGTGAAGGAGAATACGGGATTGAAGGTTACTTCATTGGAGTCCCGGCGGTCATAGGAGCCGGCGGAATTGAGAAGATTCTGGAGGTCGACCTTTCTAAGGAAGAGAAACGGATGCTCGGGGAGACCATGGAAGTAGTCAAGAATACGGTGGCTGAAACAGGTCTGTAG
- a CDS encoding DUF4097 family beta strand repeat-containing protein, translating to MVYRGTRVLFLIAILFPLSGQEIRREAFNRYVATSSYTFDAAGPGQLIIDNVRGDITITGTSAMRAEISEIITIRTKSEERARKIADDVKATVRQTSGEGASLSIKITGRDRRTRSLSFDYVATLPEIFSVQARTRSGDITVENLQGEIDISTSGGDLELTHLSGKIFGKTSGGDIDCEDLGGRIVVVTSGGFIDMAEISGELNATTSGGDISVENTQGAVLVSTSGGDIDLADLVGREISATTSGGDITATDLTANTTIDLHTSGGNVEMEQIDGDIEASTSGGDIDMKEIRGAVKVWTSGGSVRAERILGALDARTSAGDIIVKKVWERELDDHEIDLKTSAGEIDLTLPRDFSASFSLRTISPSGKPGNAIVSDFPLEITASKSVARASGTNGNGAFDVRLETSVGGITISRQENR from the coding sequence GTGGTTTACCGCGGTACCAGAGTGTTATTCCTCATCGCCATTCTCTTTCCCTTAAGTGGACAGGAAATCAGAAGGGAAGCGTTCAACCGATACGTGGCGACTTCCAGCTACACTTTTGATGCCGCTGGCCCCGGACAACTGATCATCGATAACGTGCGCGGCGACATTACTATCACGGGCACTTCAGCCATGAGGGCCGAGATTTCTGAAATCATCACCATCCGAACTAAGTCCGAAGAGCGGGCAAGGAAAATAGCAGACGATGTGAAAGCAACCGTAAGACAGACTTCGGGTGAGGGCGCGTCACTATCGATCAAGATTACAGGAAGGGACCGCCGAACCCGGTCACTCTCATTTGATTATGTTGCCACCCTCCCTGAAATCTTTTCTGTGCAGGCGAGAACGAGGAGCGGCGATATCACGGTGGAAAATTTACAGGGAGAGATAGACATTTCTACTTCTGGCGGAGATCTGGAACTGACCCATCTTTCCGGAAAGATTTTCGGCAAAACATCCGGCGGTGATATCGACTGTGAAGATTTAGGCGGAAGGATCGTCGTCGTCACGTCAGGCGGTTTTATCGATATGGCAGAAATTAGCGGTGAACTGAACGCTACCACATCGGGAGGTGACATATCTGTTGAGAATACTCAAGGCGCCGTTCTCGTCTCAACGTCCGGGGGCGACATCGATCTGGCCGATCTTGTAGGGCGGGAAATTTCCGCCACAACATCCGGCGGTGATATCACAGCGACCGATCTGACTGCCAACACGACGATCGACCTTCACACGTCCGGCGGCAATGTTGAAATGGAACAGATAGACGGCGACATAGAAGCGTCAACCTCCGGAGGCGACATCGATATGAAGGAGATAAGAGGCGCCGTGAAGGTCTGGACGTCAGGAGGATCGGTAAGGGCAGAGCGAATACTGGGAGCGCTCGATGCCAGAACATCCGCAGGCGATATTATTGTGAAAAAGGTGTGGGAGCGTGAATTGGACGATCACGAGATCGATCTGAAAACGTCGGCCGGGGAAATAGACTTGACTCTGCCACGAGACTTTTCCGCCTCCTTCTCACTACGTACAATTTCCCCAAGTGGTAAACCGGGCAACGCTATCGTGAGCGATTTCCCGCTTGAAATCACGGCATCCAAAAGTGTCGCCAGAGCCAGTGGCACAAACGGAAACGGAGCGTTTGATGTGCGGTTGGAGACGTCCGTTGGCGGTATCACCATTTCAAGGCAGGAGAACAGGTGA